In Legionella spiritensis, the following proteins share a genomic window:
- a CDS encoding ABC transporter ATP-binding protein, with protein MALHNVMMTLQDVYYTVQSGEQLLPILKDINLAIKSGASIAITGASGSGKSSLLHLMAGLELPTSGQIFYGEEDITLADEDRRAQLRARKIGFIFQSFQLLPNLTALENVLLPLEINQQADALTEALSWLDKVGLKQRASHYPLQLSGGEQQRVAIARAFAISPSVLFADEPTGNLDNRTGKIIADLLFDLNRLHQTTLVIVTHDEALAKRCVEHWPLIDGTVKC; from the coding sequence ATGGCGCTCCATAATGTTATGATGACACTTCAGGATGTCTATTATACGGTACAAAGTGGTGAACAATTATTACCTATATTGAAAGATATCAATCTTGCTATCAAGTCCGGGGCCAGTATCGCAATTACAGGGGCGTCCGGTTCGGGAAAAAGTTCACTCCTTCATTTAATGGCCGGCCTTGAGCTCCCCACGTCCGGACAAATTTTTTATGGGGAGGAGGACATCACCCTGGCCGATGAAGATCGGCGGGCACAGTTAAGGGCACGAAAAATCGGATTTATTTTTCAATCCTTCCAGTTACTTCCCAATCTCACCGCCCTGGAAAACGTGTTATTACCACTGGAAATCAATCAACAGGCCGACGCGCTGACGGAGGCGTTATCCTGGCTGGATAAAGTGGGTCTTAAGCAACGAGCCAGTCACTATCCCTTGCAATTATCAGGCGGAGAACAACAACGGGTTGCCATAGCCAGAGCGTTCGCCATCTCGCCTTCCGTCCTGTTTGCCGATGAGCCAACCGGAAATCTGGATAACCGGACAGGAAAAATCATTGCCGATTTGTTGTTTGATTTAAATCGCCTTCACCAGACTACGCTGGTTATTGTGACCCATGATGAGGCACTGGCCAAACGATGTGTCGAGCATTGGCCTTTGATTGACGGAACGGTCAAATGTTAA